A genomic window from Flintibacter sp. KGMB00164 includes:
- the hisD gene encoding histidinol dehydrogenase: MIKIYDMNEVRDQDIFLRHDAVKDVSQPVAEIIRRVRAEGDAALYHYAREFDKVELSALAVTEQELDEALAAEEPEFLAVLEQAAKNIRAYHAKQKRQSFVMEEKEGVILGQKIMPLARVGIYVPGGTAAYPSTVLMNAIPAHIAGVGEIVMVTPPGKDGKVNPAILAAAKIAGVTQIYKVGGAQAIAALAYGTESIPQVDKIVGPGNAYVAEAKKQVFGQVNIDMIAGPSEVLVIADGKSNPAFVAADLLSQAEHDKMASAVLVTESRQLAQAVAQELERQIPLLEREEIARASIDNNGKIIVAPDLEQAIDVANRIAPEHLELCVDSPFDYLSQIKNAGSIFLGRWNPEPMGDYFAGPNHTLPTSGTARFYSPLSVDDFIKKSQFSYYTRPALEKEYRQVSLFAKKEGLTAHARAVDIRFDEKEAGT, encoded by the coding sequence ATGATCAAGATTTATGATATGAATGAAGTGCGGGACCAGGACATCTTCCTGCGCCACGACGCGGTAAAGGACGTGTCCCAGCCGGTGGCGGAGATTATCCGCCGGGTGCGGGCTGAGGGGGATGCCGCCCTCTACCACTACGCCCGGGAGTTTGACAAGGTGGAGCTGTCTGCCCTGGCTGTGACGGAGCAGGAGCTGGACGAGGCCCTGGCCGCCGAGGAGCCGGAGTTTCTGGCCGTGCTGGAGCAGGCGGCGAAGAACATCCGGGCCTACCACGCCAAGCAGAAGCGGCAGAGCTTTGTGATGGAAGAAAAAGAGGGGGTCATTCTGGGGCAGAAGATCATGCCCCTGGCCCGGGTGGGCATCTATGTCCCCGGCGGCACCGCCGCCTACCCCTCCACCGTGCTGATGAACGCTATCCCTGCCCACATTGCCGGGGTGGGGGAGATCGTTATGGTCACCCCGCCGGGGAAGGACGGAAAGGTGAACCCCGCCATTCTGGCCGCCGCTAAAATTGCAGGCGTCACCCAGATTTACAAGGTGGGCGGAGCCCAGGCCATCGCCGCTCTGGCCTATGGAACGGAGTCTATCCCTCAGGTGGACAAGATTGTCGGTCCCGGCAACGCCTATGTGGCCGAGGCCAAAAAGCAGGTCTTTGGACAGGTGAACATCGACATGATCGCCGGACCCTCTGAGGTGCTGGTCATTGCCGACGGAAAGTCTAACCCCGCCTTTGTGGCCGCCGACCTCTTGAGCCAGGCGGAGCACGACAAGATGGCCTCCGCCGTGCTGGTCACTGAGAGCCGCCAGCTGGCCCAGGCGGTGGCCCAGGAGCTGGAGCGCCAGATCCCCCTGCTGGAGCGGGAGGAGATTGCCAGGGCCTCCATCGATAATAACGGCAAAATCATCGTGGCTCCCGACCTGGAGCAGGCCATCGACGTGGCCAACCGCATCGCTCCGGAGCACCTGGAGCTGTGCGTGGATAGTCCCTTTGACTATTTGAGCCAGATCAAAAACGCCGGCTCCATCTTCCTGGGCCGGTGGAACCCGGAGCCCATGGGGGACTACTTTGCCGGACCCAACCACACTCTGCCCACCTCGGGTACTGCCCGGTTTTATAGCCCCCTGTCGGTGGACGATTTTATCAAAAAGTCCCAGTTCAGCTATTACACCCGTCCGGCTCTGGAGAAAGAGTACCGTCAGGTGAGCCTGTTTGCCAAGAAGGAGGGCCTTACCGCCCACGCTCGTGCGGTGGATATCCGCTTTGACGAGAAGGAGGCGGGAACATGA
- the hisG gene encoding ATP phosphoribosyltransferase: protein MINVALPKGRLGESAYERMAAAGYDCPSILEKNRKLTFENPEKGVRYFWVKPSDVSIYVERGAADVGIAGKDILLEYRPDVYELLDLKMGKCRMCVAGPKDFYDDPNRQLRVATKFPHIATEYYDSRSRDIDIIKLNGSIELAPILGLSDVIVDIVETGKTLLENHLAPLETIVDISARFICNKVSYKFKHEEIIRLRDALERDL from the coding sequence ATGATCAACGTAGCCCTGCCCAAGGGACGGCTGGGAGAGAGCGCCTACGAGCGCATGGCCGCCGCCGGGTATGACTGTCCCTCCATTTTAGAGAAGAATCGGAAGCTCACCTTTGAAAATCCGGAAAAAGGGGTGCGCTATTTTTGGGTCAAGCCCTCCGACGTCAGCATCTATGTGGAGCGCGGCGCCGCCGATGTGGGCATCGCGGGCAAGGACATTTTACTGGAGTACCGCCCCGATGTATATGAACTATTGGATCTGAAGATGGGCAAGTGCCGCATGTGCGTGGCCGGTCCCAAGGACTTTTATGACGATCCAAACCGGCAGCTTCGGGTGGCCACCAAGTTCCCCCACATCGCTACGGAGTATTACGATTCCCGCTCCCGGGACATCGATATCATCAAATTGAACGGTTCCATTGAGCTGGCCCCGATCCTGGGCCTGTCCGATGTGATCGTGGATATTGTGGAGACGGGCAAAACTTTGTTGGAAAACCACCTGGCTCCCCTGGAGACTATCGTGGACATCAGCGCCCGGTTTATCTGCAATAAGGTGAGCTATAAGTTTAAGCACGAGGAAATCATCCGGCTGCGGGACGCGCTGGAACGGGATCTGTGA
- the hisB gene encoding imidazoleglycerol-phosphate dehydratase HisB translates to MRTASVARKTNETDIRLSLNLDGTGKSTVESGVGFLDHMLTLLARHGGLDLDVTCHGDTQVDDHHSVEDIGIAMGDAFAQALGDKRGINRYASLHLPMDEALILCAVDISGRGGYYDGLEIPTEKIGTFDTQLVYEFMEGFAKHAGLTLHLRQVCGRNSHHIVEGAFKALGRALRQAVAIDPRFETEIPSTKGML, encoded by the coding sequence ATGAGAACCGCTTCTGTTGCCCGCAAAACAAACGAGACCGACATTCGCCTGTCCCTCAACCTGGACGGCACGGGAAAGAGCACCGTGGAGAGCGGTGTGGGTTTTCTGGACCACATGCTCACCCTGCTGGCCCGCCACGGCGGACTGGACCTGGATGTCACTTGCCACGGGGATACCCAGGTGGATGACCACCACAGCGTGGAGGACATCGGTATTGCCATGGGAGACGCTTTTGCCCAGGCACTAGGAGATAAGCGGGGGATCAACCGCTACGCCTCCCTCCACCTGCCCATGGATGAGGCTTTGATTTTGTGTGCTGTTGATATCTCTGGCCGGGGAGGCTACTACGACGGTCTGGAGATCCCTACCGAGAAGATCGGCACGTTTGATACCCAGTTGGTGTATGAGTTTATGGAAGGGTTTGCAAAGCACGCCGGCCTCACCCTCCACCTGCGCCAGGTCTGCGGCCGCAACTCCCACCATATCGTAGAGGGGGCCTTCAAGGCTCTGGGCCGGGCACTGCGCCAGGCGGTGGCCATCGACCCCCGGTTTGAAACGGAAATTCCATCCACCAAAGGGATGCTGTAA
- a CDS encoding ATP phosphoribosyltransferase regulatory subunit: protein MLEEQLNGLYEQYGYRKFRMSKFEDYDLYAQNKDFLKSGHIITFTDVDGELKALKPDITLSIMKNNNGSSEKVYYNENVYRDMGGTFKEILQVGVESVGQLDPYAEAEVIALAAKSLELLSEDCVLDLSDVSFVSCLLDDMALSGQVREQVLEFIAQKNAPGVQALADRGLITIENAQTIAQLMSIYAPLRQGIDQAGQLARNDASWDALRQLSLVASILEGFGLGERVHLDFSLVNSMDYYNGVIFQGFLQNIPFPVLSGGRYDNLPRKMGKQVGAIGFALYMGRLEPYFGREKQYDADLMLTYGPDADLADLAAFVEKLRSRGLGVRCQRQGDPVGGVRCRKTERYVRGMKPEEVLV from the coding sequence ATGCTGGAAGAACAACTCAACGGGCTGTACGAACAGTACGGCTATCGCAAATTTCGTATGTCCAAGTTTGAGGACTATGACCTGTACGCACAGAACAAGGACTTTTTGAAAAGCGGACATATCATTACCTTTACCGATGTGGACGGCGAGTTAAAGGCGCTTAAGCCCGATATTACCCTGTCCATTATGAAAAACAACAATGGCAGCAGCGAGAAGGTCTACTACAATGAGAACGTCTACCGAGACATGGGGGGCACCTTTAAGGAGATCCTCCAGGTGGGAGTGGAGTCGGTAGGCCAGCTGGACCCCTACGCCGAGGCGGAGGTCATTGCCCTGGCTGCCAAATCCCTGGAGCTGCTTTCCGAGGACTGTGTACTGGATCTGTCTGATGTGAGTTTTGTCTCGTGCCTGTTGGACGATATGGCCCTCTCAGGTCAGGTACGGGAGCAGGTGCTGGAGTTTATCGCCCAGAAGAATGCCCCCGGTGTCCAGGCTCTGGCCGACCGGGGGCTGATTACCATAGAGAATGCCCAGACCATCGCCCAGCTTATGTCCATCTACGCCCCTCTGCGGCAGGGAATTGACCAGGCCGGACAGTTGGCCCGGAATGATGCCTCCTGGGACGCCCTGCGGCAGCTGTCTCTGGTGGCCTCCATCCTGGAGGGCTTTGGCCTGGGTGAGCGGGTCCACCTGGACTTCTCCCTGGTGAACAGCATGGACTACTATAACGGGGTCATCTTCCAGGGTTTCCTTCAAAACATCCCCTTCCCGGTACTCTCCGGCGGGCGGTATGACAACCTGCCCCGGAAGATGGGCAAGCAGGTGGGAGCCATCGGCTTTGCCCTGTACATGGGGCGTCTGGAGCCCTACTTCGGCCGGGAGAAACAGTATGATGCCGATCTGATGCTTACCTACGGCCCCGACGCCGACCTGGCTGATCTGGCTGCCTTTGTGGAGAAGCTGCGTTCCCGGGGGCTGGGAGTGCGCTGCCAGCGGCAGGGCGACCCGGTTGGAGGGGTACGCTGCCGGAAGACGGAACGCTATGTCCGGGGTATGAAGCCCGAGGAGGTGCTGGTATGA